The Scomber japonicus isolate fScoJap1 chromosome 9, fScoJap1.pri, whole genome shotgun sequence genome includes a region encoding these proteins:
- the f2rl2 gene encoding proteinase-activated receptor 3, translating into MADLLPGLLICLMAVQTIQHDGNTSRTNTDKPPGVIPKTFKGRISKFNHTNQQWLYVQPDDAATPYITGILSTWVIPSSYILAMLVGIPSNAYILTFLRVRLRAKSLSTVILYLNLALSDLLLLFSLVLRVHYHFNGNNWIFGEISCRLITALFYGNVYCSAQTIACISLKRYLAVVRPFLYRRLAKTTLAVWTCLIVWFLFGAAIVPELLVRQSYQVTQLGVTTCHDVLPLEEKSHSPLVPYRLMLVFLGFIVPFLICIYAHVAVVYHLGQSGCDWRPFIRVSTLVFIIFVACFLPSGILHIAHYIRLFSSGDDKLYGYYRVAVCLCCFHSCLDPFLCMLISKTAASELQFISFRGIPQRLAVMT; encoded by the exons ATGGCTGACCTTCTACCTGGACTACTCATTTGTCTAATGGCAGTGCAGACCATTCAGCATGACG GGAATACAAGCAGGACCAACACTGATAAACCACCTGGTGTGATACCAAAAACTTTCAAGGGAAGGATTTCTAAATTCAACCACACAAACCAGCAATGGCTGTATGTGCAACCAGATGACGCTGCAACACCCTACATCACAGGGATCCTCAGTACCTGGGTCATACCTTCATCTTACATACTGGCCATGCTGGTGGGTATCCCCTCCAATGCCTACATTCTGACCTTCCTCAGAGTGAGACTCAGAGCCAAGTCCTTGTCCACAGTCATTCTTTACCTGAACCTGGCCTTGTCTGATCTGCTCCTCCTGTTTTCCCTGGTACTGCGGGTTCACTACCACTTCAACGGAAACAACTGGATATTCGGGGAAATCTCATGCCGGCTAATCACAGCCTTGTTTTATGGCAATGTTTACTGTTCAGCTCAGACTATAGCATGCATCAGTCTGAAGCGGTACCTGGCTGTGGTCAGACCGTTCTTGTACAGAAGACTTGCTAAGACAACACTGGCAGTGTGGACGTGCTTGATTGTGTGGTTCCTGTTTGGGGCTGCAATTGTCCCTGAGCTCCTGGTCAGGCAGAGCTATCAGGTCACTCAGCTGGGGGTTACCACCTGCCATGATGTACTTCCCCTAGAGGAAAAATCCCATTCCCCGCTGGTCCCATACAGGCTCATGTTGGTTTTTCTGGGCTTCATAGTGCCCTTCCTGATTTGTATCTATGCCCATGTAGCAGTGGTATATCACCTAGGGCAATCTGGTTGTGACTGGAGACCATTTATCAGGGTCAGCACTCTGGTTTTCATCATCTTTGTGGCATGTTTCTTGCCAAGTGGCATCCTGCACATCGCCCACTACATCCGCCTGTTTTCCAGCGGGGACGACAAACTATACGGATACTATAGAGTAgcagtgtgtctgtgctgcttccACAGTTGTCTGGATCCCTTCCTGTGTATGCTCATTTCTAAGACAGCAGCCTCAGAACTACAATTCATCTCTTTCCGTGGGATACCGCAGAGGCTGGCTGTTATGACGTGA
- the f2r gene encoding proteinase-activated receptor 1 — protein sequence MLAENTSVTCLANILYSHFNTPQCKIFRGKNTMFHLSIWLLVLFSLHSSALPSQNGSMPLLRTFSGRAVMVTDEPVDYLDLSVLDLNDDSGSGLGSQKEPMKRHRHHHKQYFVSEEAKDFLRGRLATSFVPTVYTLVFIISVPLNLVAMVMFVHHIRPRKPAVIYMLNLACADLLFGLLLPFKIHYHYHGNDWIYGSFMCRVVTAAFYCNMYCSVLLIMCISIDRFLAVVYPMNSLTWRSPQTATAVCASMWLLALGGVSPLLSSGQTMHLTDLGITTCHDVQDAEKLHTYYLYFFPIYSSVFFFIPLCFTVVSYARIIRALGAANIENRSKKTRAVVMAVIVLVVFVVCFTPTNIILMAHYVQLSHKSGDSSYQAYLLSMCVGSLSCCLDPVLYYFGSSQCQKQVVALLRCRRLTRENSSSSTQSTRTSGRTDSSRSYNMEGVQTGLHGSQYSKLEAHT from the exons ATGCTGGCAGAAAACACTTCAGTGACTTGTCTggcaaacatactgtacagtcatTTCAACACACCTCAGTGTAAAATATTTAGAGGGAAGAACACCATGTTTCACCTGTCAATATGGCTGTTGGTATTGTTTTCTCTCCACAGCTCAGCTTTACCCTCTCAAAATG GCTCAATGCCCTTGCTGCGGACTTTCTCTGGTCGGGCTGTGATGGTCACTGATGAGCCTGTGGACTACCTCGACCTGTCTGTGTTGGACCTAAATGATGACAGTGGTTCCGGATTAGGGTCGCAGAAGGAGCCGATGAAGAGACACCGTCATCATCACAAACAGTATTTCGTCTCAGAGGAAGCCAAGGACTTTCTCCGGGGTCGCCTGGCAACCAGCTTCGTCCCTACAGTATACACCCTCGTCTTCATCATCAGCGTGCCCCTCAACctcgttgccatggtgatgttTGTGCATCACATACGTCCCAGGAAGCCGGCTGTGATCTACATGCTGAACCTGGCCTGCGCTGACCTGCTGTTTGGCCTGCTCCTCCCCTTCAAGATCCACTATcattaccatggcaacgactgGATTTATGGCTCCTTCATGTGCAGGGTCGTCACAGCAGCTTTCTACTGCAACATGTATTGCTCTGTCCTGCTCATCATGTGCATCAGCATCGACCGCTTCCTGGCTGTGGTGTACCCCATGAACTCACTGACGTGGCGCAGCCCTCAGACGGCTACAGCTGTGTGCGCCTCCATGTGGCTGCTGGCGCTTGGAGGAGTGTCTCCTCTGCTGAGCTCAGGGCAGACCATGCACCTGACAGACCTGGGCATCACCACCTGTCATGATGTGCAGGATGCGGAAAAACTACACACATACTACCTTTACTTCTTCCCCATCTactcctctgtcttcttcttcatcccgCTCTGCTTCACGGTTGTCTCTTACGCGCGTATTATCCGCGCGCTTGGAGCAGCCAATATAGAGAACCGCTCCAAGAAGACCCGAGCTGTGGTGATGGCTGTCATCGTGCTGGTGGTGTTCGTGGTCTGCTTCACGCCCACCAACATTATCCTGATGGCTCACTATGTTCAACTGTCCCACAAGTCAGGTGACAGTTCATACCAGGCGTACCTGCTCTCCATGTGTGTAGGGAGCCTCAGCTGCTGTCTGGATCCAGTCCTCTATTACTTTGGCTCGTCTCAGTGCCAGAAGCAGGTGGTAGCACTGCTCAGATGTAGGCGATTAACGCGAGAGAACAGCAGCTCAAGCACGCAGAGCACGAGAACCAGCGGgaggacagacagcagcaggtcATACAATATGGAGGGTGTTCAAACTGGGCTGCATGGGAGCCAGTACAGCAAGCTTGAGGCACACACATGA